The nucleotide sequence AATCACGAGGCGAGTAGATTGCGGGTAGCTAACGCTACATACATCGGAAACGACAACTCCGATAGATTCTGTCGACGTCAACATTCTAGCCGGCGATGCCCACGTTGCCATAGCCTATCCACGCGTCAACTGTTCAATAATCTCCCATCAGCGTTACCATAAAAACCTCCTGACACCTATATCTCTTACCCAATAATAGCAAAAAACCACCCACCATGTTCCCCACCCACACCCCGAAAGAGTTCCGGTTCGCCCGCCATCTTCCAGTCTTCTTCCTCCACGTGCCGCCTCGATTTCAACCTTACTTTTATCTCTCCCATGTGCTCAAACGTACTCTCCTACTGCCACCTGTACTGAGCCAATGGCAGCTTGAGGCGGCCTCCCCGACACGTGCTGAAGTGGACACGCGTCCGACTGCTCCGACGCTATTTAAGTTTCTTGCTCGCTGAGTCGAGACCGAGTcaggcagagagagagagagagagagaggatcaAAAGCAGAGAGATCGAGCGAAAGGGCGGAGATGGAGCGGAGGGGTGGTTGCTGCATCGACGTGTACGGAAGGGGAGACGCCGAGGCGGCGTGGAGGATGGGCCGGATCATGCTCAGATTTCGCCCGATCGCTCCCAAGCCTGTGGTCGACTCGTCTGGAGCAGCCTCCGTCGCCGTGGTGTCGTCCTCCGCCGGAAGGAAGACAAGGCGAAAGGGCTCAGGTGGTTGCAGAGGGAGGAAGGCGAGGAAGATGGAGACGGGGCGGTCTTCTTCGTCGAAGGAGGGCCCGGCCTCGTCTTCGTCGGTGACGTCCTCGTCGCCGACGATCGTGACTCTCTCCCTGATTCCGGAGACGCCGGAGAGGAAGGACGACATGGCGGCGGAACGAAGGTGCGCTGGATCTGAAAAATTGCTCGCCGCTGCGTTAGCGCCGGCGTGGATGGGCCGAGGGCGGGCAGGCGAGACGGCCGCGGCGACAGGGGTTGCTTGGCCGGTGACGGCGGTGGGGTCATGGGTGACGGTGGAATGCGTGACGGACACGTGGAGGGAGGGGGAGGTGCCGTGGCGGAGCGACGAGGCTGTGCAGGCGGCGCTGTCGGCGGACGACTCCCCCGGGTTCGTGTCCGACGAGTGGGGCAGGGTCACCTGGACCAACGATGCGTACCGGAGGATGGTGTCCGGAGGGTCTCTCGAAGGCAGGTGGACGGCGGAAGAGGAGGAGCAGGTGCGAGTGGGACTGGTGGCGAGGGGGGCAATTCCGGCGGCGGCAGAGGCGTGCCGGGCATTCACTTGCAGGGTTAGGGTG is from Zingiber officinale cultivar Zhangliang chromosome 7B, Zo_v1.1, whole genome shotgun sequence and encodes:
- the LOC122003573 gene encoding uncharacterized protein LOC122003573 produces the protein MERRGGCCIDVYGRGDAEAAWRMGRIMLRFRPIAPKPVVDSSGAASVAVVSSSAGRKTRRKGSGGCRGRKARKMETGRSSSSKEGPASSSSVTSSSPTIVTLSLIPETPERKDDMAAERRCAGSEKLLAAALAPAWMGRGRAGETAAATGVAWPVTAVGSWVTVECVTDTWREGEVPWRSDEAVQAALSADDSPGFVSDEWGRVTWTNDAYRRMVSGGSLEGRWTAEEEEQVRVGLVARGAIPAAAEACRAFTCRVRVHYSRRPWRGKAACSASSLAAPCDVWRLDGGGSAWRLDVKAALSLSL